One segment of Primulina tabacum isolate GXHZ01 chromosome 14, ASM2559414v2, whole genome shotgun sequence DNA contains the following:
- the LOC142524203 gene encoding filament-like plant protein 4 isoform X2 yields MRPVSTLDQSQWLKLFLTPILIVSGGLSFSLSTPTMDKRSWPWKKKSSDKLAAEKAAADSSPVPSDIGATQIKDKQDNNKKPKYVQISIESYTHLNGLEDQVNSLQGEVKTLDDEVKELNEKLSDAHTEITDKENLVKQHVKFAEEAVSGWEKAEAEAATLKNHLESVTLLKLTAEDRATHLDGALKECMRQIRNLKEEHEKKLNEVVLSKAKLFDEMKLELEAKIANLNQELLTSAAENAALSRSLQERSNILIKLSEEKSQAVDEIGLSKNKIESCEKEVHSLKYELHIARKEVEIRNEEKNMSLRSAEVANKQHLEGIKKIAKLEAECQRLRGLVRKKLPGPAAVAQMKLEVENLGRGFGESPIRRSPVKSHSTHLSQLPEFSFDNAQMYQKENELLTERLLAMEEETKMLKEVLSKRNSELQGSRSLCAQTSSKLQCLEAQLLHNGEQKSKPKSNAQAPFESFCDKKSCNPWSFTSMSEEGNDDIVSCTDSWAPLLSTKQCHLEKGKDAGSPCKSENTNHLDLMDDFLEMEKIACLPTESNGIDSSSNISGRAVNVSHSQCGKQHLMQALVSPRDVATIPNSQLQADPLIFVKLRSQIHTDMLETLHHKSVSGISTGEGNSFINTVQTANQQLEMALSQIYDFVIILGNEAKIVPGTSPDGGLNQKLDRFSAKYGEALTSEINLIDFVLDASHVLNRASELRFNILGFKNNEVETGSSDCIDKIALPENKAAADSSGERYPNGSANFSDSTSDPDVPHDGNLVPTSESTPKSWKCSFEEFQQLKFDKDGLTVDLAECKENFEITKSQLLETERQLSETKSHLSLAQKSNSLAETQLKCMAESYKSLEARAEELQTEVNLLQEKMESLDIELQEEKKSHQDALAKYKDLQEQLHRIKSFPSADSGDKIGQEKDLAAAAVKLAECQETIFLLGKQLQAFRPQTEIVGPARGETTQKFEGSNDDEPSISGATLLAMDTVSSFNIHNAVKESHLDQLTNMINPSDSEGNNPPWSPINSVHSKHRPSKSGSSSSSSTPTPEKQSRGFSRFFSSKEKNGR; encoded by the exons ATGAGACCTGTTTCCACTTTAGACCAATCTCAGTGGCTGAAACTCTTTTTAACTCCAATTTTGATTGTTTCTGGTGGCCTATCCTTTTCTTTGTCTACG CCTACAATGGATAAAAGGAGTTGGCCCTGGAAGAAAAAGTCATCTGACAAGCTAGCAGCCGAGAAAGCAGCAGCAGACTCTTCACCCGTGCCTTCAGACatcggtgcaactcaaatcaag GATAAACAAGACAATAATAAAAAACCGAAGTATGTTCAAATATCAATTGAATCATATACCCATCTAAATGGGTTGGAAGATCAAGTGAATTCTCTCCAGGGAGAAGTGAAAACCTTAGATGATGAGGTGAAGGAACTAAATGAAAAGTTATCTGATGCTCATACAGAAATTACCGATAAAGAAAACCTTGTGAAACAACACGTCAAATTTGCTGAAGAGGCTGTCTCAG GTTGGGAGAAGGCCGAGGCAGAAGCTGCAACTCTAAAAAATCATCTGGAATCTGTTACTCTGCTAAAGCTCACTGCCGAAGATAGGGCAACCCATTTGGATGGGGCTCTCAAGGAGTGTATGAGACAAATACGAAATTTGAAGGAAGAACATgagaaaaaattaaatgaagttGTTTTGAGCAAAGCAAAGCTGTTTGACGAGATGAAGCTTGAACTCGAAGCTAAAATAGCTAATTTGAACCAAGAGTTATTGACTTCTGCTGCTGAAAATGCTGCACTATCGAGATCTTTGCAGGAGCGCTCTAACATTTTAATCAAGCTAAGTGAAGAAAAGTCGCAAGCTGTAGATGAGATAGGACTTTCGAAGAACAAAATTGAGTCCTGTGAAAAAGAGGTGCATTCGCTCAAGTACGAACTCCATATCGCTAGGAAAGAGGTGGAGATTCGCAATGAGGAAAAGAACATGAGTTTGCGATCTGCTGAAGTAGCGAACAAGCAGCATCTGGAAGGAATAAAGAAAATTGCTAAGCTTGAAGCAGAGTGTCAAAGATTACGAGGCCTTGTTCGGAAGAAATTACCTGGTCCAGCTGCCGTAGCTCAAATGAAACTTGAAGTTGAAAACTTGGGGAGAGGTTTTGGAGAATCTCCCATAAGGAGGTCTCCAGTGAAGTCTCATTCAACACATTTGTCCCAACTGCCTGAATTTTCATTTGACAATGCACAGATGTATCAGAAAGAAAATGAGTTACTCACAGAACGCCTACTAGCAATGGAGGAAGAGACAAAGATGTTGAAAGAAGTGTTGTCGAAGCGCAACAGTGAATTGCAAGGCTCTAGGAGTTTGTGTGCTCAGACTAGCAGCAAACTTCAGTGTTTAGAAGCCCAACTGCTACATAATGGTGAACAGAAGAGTAAACCAAAATCGAATGCTCAGGCCCCTTTTGAAAGTTTCTGTGACAAAAAAAGTTGTAATCCATGGAGTTTCACCTCCATGTCTGAAGAGGGAAATGATGATATTGTAAGCTGTACTGATTCATGGGCTCCATTATTGTCAACTAAGCAATGTCATCTCGAGAAGGGAAAGGATGCTGGTAGTCCATGCAAGTCTGAAAACACAAATCACCTGGACCTAATGGATGACTTTTTGGAGATGGAGAAAATAGCATGCCTGCCAACTGAATCGAATGGGATAGATTCAAGCTCAAATATATCAGGTCGTGCCGTAAATGTGTCTCATTCTCAATGTGGGAAGCAACATTTAATGCAAGCACTGGTGTCTCCTAGAGACGTTGCCACTATACCGAATTCTCAACTACAGGCAGACCCACTGATCTTTGTGAAGCTTCGATCCCAAATACATACG GATATGCTTGAAACTTTGCATCACAAGTCGGTGAGTGGTATTTCTACTGGGGAAGGTAACTCATTTATAAACACTGTTCAAACTGCCAATCAACAACTAGAAATGGCTCTTTCTCAAATTTACGACTTTGTTATAATTCTTGGTAACGAGGCAAAGATTGTTCCGGGAACGTCTCCTGATGGAGGACTGAATCAGAAACTTGACAGGTTCTCTGCCAAATACGGTGAAGCTTTAACCAGTGAGATTAATCTCATTGATTTTGTACTCGATGCATCTCATGTATTAAATAGAGCAAGTGAGCTGCGCTTCAATATCCTGGGGTTcaaaaataatgaagtggaaaCTGGCAGTTCTGATTGTATAGACAAGATTGCCTTACCAGAGAACAAGGCTGCAGCAGACTCATCAGGAGAGAGGTATCCAAATGGCAGTGCTAACTTCTCTGATTCGACATCTGATCCTGATGTCCCACATGATGGGAATCTTGTCCCCACCTCTGAATCTACACCCAAATCATGGAAATGCTCGTTCGAGGAGTTTCAACAGTTGAAGTTCGACAAGGATGGTCTCACTGTGGATCTTGCTGAATGCAAAGAAAACTTTGAAATCACGAAATCTCAGTTGCTGGAAACAGAACGACAACTATCTGAGACTAAATCACATCTTTCATTAGCTCAAAAGTCCAATAGCTTGGCTGAGACGCAGCTCAAATGCATGGCTGAGTCGTACAAATCACTCGAAGCACGGGCAGAGGAATTACAAACTGAAGTCAATCTCCTCCAAGAGAAAATGGAAAGTTTGGATATTGAGCTACAAGAGGAGAAAAAAAGTCATCAAGATGCACTAGCGAAATACAAAGATCTTCAGGAGCAGCTGCATAG GATCAAAAGTTTTCCGTCAGCTGATAGTGGTGACAAGATTGGCCAG GAGAAGGATTTGGCTGCTGCAGCAGTAAAGTTGGCAGAGTGTCAAGAAACAATATTTCTTCTTGGAAAGCAGTTGCAAGCATTCCGTCCCCAAACAGAGATTGTTGGTCCAGCAAGAGGTGAGACGACTCAAAAGTTTGAAGGCTCAAACGATGACGAACCATCCATAAGTGGCGCGACTTTGCTAGCAATGGATACTGTCTCTTCTTTCAATATACATAATGCGGTCAAAGAGTCCCACTTGGATCAACTCACCAACATGATTAATCCATCAGACTCTGAAGGTAACAACCCACCTTGGTCTCCAATCAACTCTGTGCATTCGAAACATCGTCCCTCAAAATCAGGTTCCTCATCTTCTTCGTCTACCCCTACGCCAGAGAAACAAAGTCGTGGGTTTAGCAGATTCTTTTcgtcaaaagaaaaaaatggcCGCTAA
- the LOC142524203 gene encoding filament-like plant protein 4 isoform X1: MRPVSTLDQSQWLKLFLTPILIVSGGLSFSLSTPTMDKRSWPWKKKSSDKLAAEKAAADSSPVPSDIGATQIKDKQDNNKKPKYVQISIESYTHLNGLEDQVNSLQGEVKTLDDEVKELNEKLSDAHTEITDKENLVKQHVKFAEEAVSGWEKAEAEAATLKNHLESVTLLKLTAEDRATHLDGALKECMRQIRNLKEEHEKKLNEVVLSKAKLFDEMKLELEAKIANLNQELLTSAAENAALSRSLQERSNILIKLSEEKSQAVDEIGLSKNKIESCEKEVHSLKYELHIARKEVEIRNEEKNMSLRSAEVANKQHLEGIKKIAKLEAECQRLRGLVRKKLPGPAAVAQMKLEVENLGRGFGESPIRRSPVKSHSTHLSQLPEFSFDNAQMYQKENELLTERLLAMEEETKMLKEVLSKRNSELQGSRSLCAQTSSKLQCLEAQLLHNGEQKSKPKSNAQAPFESFCDKKSCNPWSFTSMSEEGNDDIVSCTDSWAPLLSTKQCHLEKGKDAGSPCKSENTNHLDLMDDFLEMEKIACLPTESNGIDSSSNISGRAVNVSHSQCGKQHLMQALVSPRDVATIPNSQLQADPLIFVKLRSQIHTVLESMRKENDNEKVVEDVRFIMQDMLETLHHKSVSGISTGEGNSFINTVQTANQQLEMALSQIYDFVIILGNEAKIVPGTSPDGGLNQKLDRFSAKYGEALTSEINLIDFVLDASHVLNRASELRFNILGFKNNEVETGSSDCIDKIALPENKAAADSSGERYPNGSANFSDSTSDPDVPHDGNLVPTSESTPKSWKCSFEEFQQLKFDKDGLTVDLAECKENFEITKSQLLETERQLSETKSHLSLAQKSNSLAETQLKCMAESYKSLEARAEELQTEVNLLQEKMESLDIELQEEKKSHQDALAKYKDLQEQLHRIKSFPSADSGDKIGQEKDLAAAAVKLAECQETIFLLGKQLQAFRPQTEIVGPARGETTQKFEGSNDDEPSISGATLLAMDTVSSFNIHNAVKESHLDQLTNMINPSDSEGNNPPWSPINSVHSKHRPSKSGSSSSSSTPTPEKQSRGFSRFFSSKEKNGR, from the exons ATGAGACCTGTTTCCACTTTAGACCAATCTCAGTGGCTGAAACTCTTTTTAACTCCAATTTTGATTGTTTCTGGTGGCCTATCCTTTTCTTTGTCTACG CCTACAATGGATAAAAGGAGTTGGCCCTGGAAGAAAAAGTCATCTGACAAGCTAGCAGCCGAGAAAGCAGCAGCAGACTCTTCACCCGTGCCTTCAGACatcggtgcaactcaaatcaag GATAAACAAGACAATAATAAAAAACCGAAGTATGTTCAAATATCAATTGAATCATATACCCATCTAAATGGGTTGGAAGATCAAGTGAATTCTCTCCAGGGAGAAGTGAAAACCTTAGATGATGAGGTGAAGGAACTAAATGAAAAGTTATCTGATGCTCATACAGAAATTACCGATAAAGAAAACCTTGTGAAACAACACGTCAAATTTGCTGAAGAGGCTGTCTCAG GTTGGGAGAAGGCCGAGGCAGAAGCTGCAACTCTAAAAAATCATCTGGAATCTGTTACTCTGCTAAAGCTCACTGCCGAAGATAGGGCAACCCATTTGGATGGGGCTCTCAAGGAGTGTATGAGACAAATACGAAATTTGAAGGAAGAACATgagaaaaaattaaatgaagttGTTTTGAGCAAAGCAAAGCTGTTTGACGAGATGAAGCTTGAACTCGAAGCTAAAATAGCTAATTTGAACCAAGAGTTATTGACTTCTGCTGCTGAAAATGCTGCACTATCGAGATCTTTGCAGGAGCGCTCTAACATTTTAATCAAGCTAAGTGAAGAAAAGTCGCAAGCTGTAGATGAGATAGGACTTTCGAAGAACAAAATTGAGTCCTGTGAAAAAGAGGTGCATTCGCTCAAGTACGAACTCCATATCGCTAGGAAAGAGGTGGAGATTCGCAATGAGGAAAAGAACATGAGTTTGCGATCTGCTGAAGTAGCGAACAAGCAGCATCTGGAAGGAATAAAGAAAATTGCTAAGCTTGAAGCAGAGTGTCAAAGATTACGAGGCCTTGTTCGGAAGAAATTACCTGGTCCAGCTGCCGTAGCTCAAATGAAACTTGAAGTTGAAAACTTGGGGAGAGGTTTTGGAGAATCTCCCATAAGGAGGTCTCCAGTGAAGTCTCATTCAACACATTTGTCCCAACTGCCTGAATTTTCATTTGACAATGCACAGATGTATCAGAAAGAAAATGAGTTACTCACAGAACGCCTACTAGCAATGGAGGAAGAGACAAAGATGTTGAAAGAAGTGTTGTCGAAGCGCAACAGTGAATTGCAAGGCTCTAGGAGTTTGTGTGCTCAGACTAGCAGCAAACTTCAGTGTTTAGAAGCCCAACTGCTACATAATGGTGAACAGAAGAGTAAACCAAAATCGAATGCTCAGGCCCCTTTTGAAAGTTTCTGTGACAAAAAAAGTTGTAATCCATGGAGTTTCACCTCCATGTCTGAAGAGGGAAATGATGATATTGTAAGCTGTACTGATTCATGGGCTCCATTATTGTCAACTAAGCAATGTCATCTCGAGAAGGGAAAGGATGCTGGTAGTCCATGCAAGTCTGAAAACACAAATCACCTGGACCTAATGGATGACTTTTTGGAGATGGAGAAAATAGCATGCCTGCCAACTGAATCGAATGGGATAGATTCAAGCTCAAATATATCAGGTCGTGCCGTAAATGTGTCTCATTCTCAATGTGGGAAGCAACATTTAATGCAAGCACTGGTGTCTCCTAGAGACGTTGCCACTATACCGAATTCTCAACTACAGGCAGACCCACTGATCTTTGTGAAGCTTCGATCCCAAATACATACGGTACTTGAATCAATGCGTAAAGAAAATGACAATGAAAAGGTTGTTGAGGATGTTAGGTTTATAATGCAGGATATGCTTGAAACTTTGCATCACAAGTCGGTGAGTGGTATTTCTACTGGGGAAGGTAACTCATTTATAAACACTGTTCAAACTGCCAATCAACAACTAGAAATGGCTCTTTCTCAAATTTACGACTTTGTTATAATTCTTGGTAACGAGGCAAAGATTGTTCCGGGAACGTCTCCTGATGGAGGACTGAATCAGAAACTTGACAGGTTCTCTGCCAAATACGGTGAAGCTTTAACCAGTGAGATTAATCTCATTGATTTTGTACTCGATGCATCTCATGTATTAAATAGAGCAAGTGAGCTGCGCTTCAATATCCTGGGGTTcaaaaataatgaagtggaaaCTGGCAGTTCTGATTGTATAGACAAGATTGCCTTACCAGAGAACAAGGCTGCAGCAGACTCATCAGGAGAGAGGTATCCAAATGGCAGTGCTAACTTCTCTGATTCGACATCTGATCCTGATGTCCCACATGATGGGAATCTTGTCCCCACCTCTGAATCTACACCCAAATCATGGAAATGCTCGTTCGAGGAGTTTCAACAGTTGAAGTTCGACAAGGATGGTCTCACTGTGGATCTTGCTGAATGCAAAGAAAACTTTGAAATCACGAAATCTCAGTTGCTGGAAACAGAACGACAACTATCTGAGACTAAATCACATCTTTCATTAGCTCAAAAGTCCAATAGCTTGGCTGAGACGCAGCTCAAATGCATGGCTGAGTCGTACAAATCACTCGAAGCACGGGCAGAGGAATTACAAACTGAAGTCAATCTCCTCCAAGAGAAAATGGAAAGTTTGGATATTGAGCTACAAGAGGAGAAAAAAAGTCATCAAGATGCACTAGCGAAATACAAAGATCTTCAGGAGCAGCTGCATAG GATCAAAAGTTTTCCGTCAGCTGATAGTGGTGACAAGATTGGCCAG GAGAAGGATTTGGCTGCTGCAGCAGTAAAGTTGGCAGAGTGTCAAGAAACAATATTTCTTCTTGGAAAGCAGTTGCAAGCATTCCGTCCCCAAACAGAGATTGTTGGTCCAGCAAGAGGTGAGACGACTCAAAAGTTTGAAGGCTCAAACGATGACGAACCATCCATAAGTGGCGCGACTTTGCTAGCAATGGATACTGTCTCTTCTTTCAATATACATAATGCGGTCAAAGAGTCCCACTTGGATCAACTCACCAACATGATTAATCCATCAGACTCTGAAGGTAACAACCCACCTTGGTCTCCAATCAACTCTGTGCATTCGAAACATCGTCCCTCAAAATCAGGTTCCTCATCTTCTTCGTCTACCCCTACGCCAGAGAAACAAAGTCGTGGGTTTAGCAGATTCTTTTcgtcaaaagaaaaaaatggcCGCTAA
- the LOC142524203 gene encoding filament-like plant protein 4 isoform X3, with protein sequence MSIASHPTMDKRSWPWKKKSSDKLAAEKAAADSSPVPSDIGATQIKDKQDNNKKPKYVQISIESYTHLNGLEDQVNSLQGEVKTLDDEVKELNEKLSDAHTEITDKENLVKQHVKFAEEAVSGWEKAEAEAATLKNHLESVTLLKLTAEDRATHLDGALKECMRQIRNLKEEHEKKLNEVVLSKAKLFDEMKLELEAKIANLNQELLTSAAENAALSRSLQERSNILIKLSEEKSQAVDEIGLSKNKIESCEKEVHSLKYELHIARKEVEIRNEEKNMSLRSAEVANKQHLEGIKKIAKLEAECQRLRGLVRKKLPGPAAVAQMKLEVENLGRGFGESPIRRSPVKSHSTHLSQLPEFSFDNAQMYQKENELLTERLLAMEEETKMLKEVLSKRNSELQGSRSLCAQTSSKLQCLEAQLLHNGEQKSKPKSNAQAPFESFCDKKSCNPWSFTSMSEEGNDDIVSCTDSWAPLLSTKQCHLEKGKDAGSPCKSENTNHLDLMDDFLEMEKIACLPTESNGIDSSSNISGRAVNVSHSQCGKQHLMQALVSPRDVATIPNSQLQADPLIFVKLRSQIHTVLESMRKENDNEKVVEDVRFIMQDMLETLHHKSVSGISTGEGNSFINTVQTANQQLEMALSQIYDFVIILGNEAKIVPGTSPDGGLNQKLDRFSAKYGEALTSEINLIDFVLDASHVLNRASELRFNILGFKNNEVETGSSDCIDKIALPENKAAADSSGERYPNGSANFSDSTSDPDVPHDGNLVPTSESTPKSWKCSFEEFQQLKFDKDGLTVDLAECKENFEITKSQLLETERQLSETKSHLSLAQKSNSLAETQLKCMAESYKSLEARAEELQTEVNLLQEKMESLDIELQEEKKSHQDALAKYKDLQEQLHRIKSFPSADSGDKIGQEKDLAAAAVKLAECQETIFLLGKQLQAFRPQTEIVGPARGETTQKFEGSNDDEPSISGATLLAMDTVSSFNIHNAVKESHLDQLTNMINPSDSEGNNPPWSPINSVHSKHRPSKSGSSSSSSTPTPEKQSRGFSRFFSSKEKNGR encoded by the exons ATGTCTATAGCTTCGCAT CCTACAATGGATAAAAGGAGTTGGCCCTGGAAGAAAAAGTCATCTGACAAGCTAGCAGCCGAGAAAGCAGCAGCAGACTCTTCACCCGTGCCTTCAGACatcggtgcaactcaaatcaag GATAAACAAGACAATAATAAAAAACCGAAGTATGTTCAAATATCAATTGAATCATATACCCATCTAAATGGGTTGGAAGATCAAGTGAATTCTCTCCAGGGAGAAGTGAAAACCTTAGATGATGAGGTGAAGGAACTAAATGAAAAGTTATCTGATGCTCATACAGAAATTACCGATAAAGAAAACCTTGTGAAACAACACGTCAAATTTGCTGAAGAGGCTGTCTCAG GTTGGGAGAAGGCCGAGGCAGAAGCTGCAACTCTAAAAAATCATCTGGAATCTGTTACTCTGCTAAAGCTCACTGCCGAAGATAGGGCAACCCATTTGGATGGGGCTCTCAAGGAGTGTATGAGACAAATACGAAATTTGAAGGAAGAACATgagaaaaaattaaatgaagttGTTTTGAGCAAAGCAAAGCTGTTTGACGAGATGAAGCTTGAACTCGAAGCTAAAATAGCTAATTTGAACCAAGAGTTATTGACTTCTGCTGCTGAAAATGCTGCACTATCGAGATCTTTGCAGGAGCGCTCTAACATTTTAATCAAGCTAAGTGAAGAAAAGTCGCAAGCTGTAGATGAGATAGGACTTTCGAAGAACAAAATTGAGTCCTGTGAAAAAGAGGTGCATTCGCTCAAGTACGAACTCCATATCGCTAGGAAAGAGGTGGAGATTCGCAATGAGGAAAAGAACATGAGTTTGCGATCTGCTGAAGTAGCGAACAAGCAGCATCTGGAAGGAATAAAGAAAATTGCTAAGCTTGAAGCAGAGTGTCAAAGATTACGAGGCCTTGTTCGGAAGAAATTACCTGGTCCAGCTGCCGTAGCTCAAATGAAACTTGAAGTTGAAAACTTGGGGAGAGGTTTTGGAGAATCTCCCATAAGGAGGTCTCCAGTGAAGTCTCATTCAACACATTTGTCCCAACTGCCTGAATTTTCATTTGACAATGCACAGATGTATCAGAAAGAAAATGAGTTACTCACAGAACGCCTACTAGCAATGGAGGAAGAGACAAAGATGTTGAAAGAAGTGTTGTCGAAGCGCAACAGTGAATTGCAAGGCTCTAGGAGTTTGTGTGCTCAGACTAGCAGCAAACTTCAGTGTTTAGAAGCCCAACTGCTACATAATGGTGAACAGAAGAGTAAACCAAAATCGAATGCTCAGGCCCCTTTTGAAAGTTTCTGTGACAAAAAAAGTTGTAATCCATGGAGTTTCACCTCCATGTCTGAAGAGGGAAATGATGATATTGTAAGCTGTACTGATTCATGGGCTCCATTATTGTCAACTAAGCAATGTCATCTCGAGAAGGGAAAGGATGCTGGTAGTCCATGCAAGTCTGAAAACACAAATCACCTGGACCTAATGGATGACTTTTTGGAGATGGAGAAAATAGCATGCCTGCCAACTGAATCGAATGGGATAGATTCAAGCTCAAATATATCAGGTCGTGCCGTAAATGTGTCTCATTCTCAATGTGGGAAGCAACATTTAATGCAAGCACTGGTGTCTCCTAGAGACGTTGCCACTATACCGAATTCTCAACTACAGGCAGACCCACTGATCTTTGTGAAGCTTCGATCCCAAATACATACGGTACTTGAATCAATGCGTAAAGAAAATGACAATGAAAAGGTTGTTGAGGATGTTAGGTTTATAATGCAGGATATGCTTGAAACTTTGCATCACAAGTCGGTGAGTGGTATTTCTACTGGGGAAGGTAACTCATTTATAAACACTGTTCAAACTGCCAATCAACAACTAGAAATGGCTCTTTCTCAAATTTACGACTTTGTTATAATTCTTGGTAACGAGGCAAAGATTGTTCCGGGAACGTCTCCTGATGGAGGACTGAATCAGAAACTTGACAGGTTCTCTGCCAAATACGGTGAAGCTTTAACCAGTGAGATTAATCTCATTGATTTTGTACTCGATGCATCTCATGTATTAAATAGAGCAAGTGAGCTGCGCTTCAATATCCTGGGGTTcaaaaataatgaagtggaaaCTGGCAGTTCTGATTGTATAGACAAGATTGCCTTACCAGAGAACAAGGCTGCAGCAGACTCATCAGGAGAGAGGTATCCAAATGGCAGTGCTAACTTCTCTGATTCGACATCTGATCCTGATGTCCCACATGATGGGAATCTTGTCCCCACCTCTGAATCTACACCCAAATCATGGAAATGCTCGTTCGAGGAGTTTCAACAGTTGAAGTTCGACAAGGATGGTCTCACTGTGGATCTTGCTGAATGCAAAGAAAACTTTGAAATCACGAAATCTCAGTTGCTGGAAACAGAACGACAACTATCTGAGACTAAATCACATCTTTCATTAGCTCAAAAGTCCAATAGCTTGGCTGAGACGCAGCTCAAATGCATGGCTGAGTCGTACAAATCACTCGAAGCACGGGCAGAGGAATTACAAACTGAAGTCAATCTCCTCCAAGAGAAAATGGAAAGTTTGGATATTGAGCTACAAGAGGAGAAAAAAAGTCATCAAGATGCACTAGCGAAATACAAAGATCTTCAGGAGCAGCTGCATAG GATCAAAAGTTTTCCGTCAGCTGATAGTGGTGACAAGATTGGCCAG GAGAAGGATTTGGCTGCTGCAGCAGTAAAGTTGGCAGAGTGTCAAGAAACAATATTTCTTCTTGGAAAGCAGTTGCAAGCATTCCGTCCCCAAACAGAGATTGTTGGTCCAGCAAGAGGTGAGACGACTCAAAAGTTTGAAGGCTCAAACGATGACGAACCATCCATAAGTGGCGCGACTTTGCTAGCAATGGATACTGTCTCTTCTTTCAATATACATAATGCGGTCAAAGAGTCCCACTTGGATCAACTCACCAACATGATTAATCCATCAGACTCTGAAGGTAACAACCCACCTTGGTCTCCAATCAACTCTGTGCATTCGAAACATCGTCCCTCAAAATCAGGTTCCTCATCTTCTTCGTCTACCCCTACGCCAGAGAAACAAAGTCGTGGGTTTAGCAGATTCTTTTcgtcaaaagaaaaaaatggcCGCTAA